DNA sequence from the Salvelinus alpinus chromosome 7, SLU_Salpinus.1, whole genome shotgun sequence genome:
GGTAACTCACTATGAACGGAAAAGCCATGCCTACTATCAAGAGGTTGATCCACATGAGGGACCCAGCCACCATGTAGGCCGCAGGCCGAGCCGTCTGGTCAAAGATCTCAGCAGGCAAGATTCCCGTAACCCCGGCAGGGCCCATACCGAAGCTGAGGATATAGCAGAACACACAGACCATGCTGAGATAGGGCATCCCTGGGATAGAGTAGCCCTGGAGGGTCAGGGCCAGGGTGAAGACCAGCGCCCAGACCGCCATCAGGGCGTATCCGCCACTGAGGAGCATCCTGCGGCCCACACGCTCAACCAGCAGGTTACACACGACGGCAGCAGTGAACTCACAGGCCCCAGTGCCGATAGAAACATACTGTACCTTCTCCACAGGGATCCCTGCTGCTTGGAAGATGTAAGAGGCATAGAAGTAGATGGAGTCATTACCACACAGCATCATGGCGCTGCTAGCAGCCATCACAGTGCGTAGCTGGGGGTGGAGGGAGCGGTTGGAGAACAGGTCCCAGGGAGTCTGACTCTTGGCCGTGGCCCCACCGGCGTCAGCCTGCTCCTGCAgcatctcctccatctccaggCTGAAGTCAGCTCCACCGCGGAACCTACCCAGAGCCCGGGCGCACGCCTCCTTGTTCCCCCGGTCCATGAGCAGGTAGCGGGGGCTCTCAGGGAACCAGGGCAGGGTGAGCAGCTGGAGGAGGCCTGGGAGGGCGTTGCTGGCCAGGAGGTAGGGCCAGAGGGGCTCGGTACCCAACAGCTCCGTTAGACCCACCACCTGGCCCAGGAAGATCCCGAACGCAGTGAACACGGCCGAGGAGAAGGCCACAGCGCCACGCAGGTGTTTGGGGGCGCTCTCTCCGAAATACATGGGCTGGACGTTCATGCTCACCCCAGCGTTGACCCCCACTAGCAGGCGTGCGAGAATAATCATCTCAACTGACCTCGCCGCCCTGCTGGTAAGGGCGAGGACTGCACCGAGGAACAAGAAAGAGTTATTGAGAAGTAGTGAGTTCTTCCTGCCACAGCGGACAGCCATGGGTCCTGCCAGAAGAGCCCCGGTCAGGCCACCCAGGGAGAAGGCAGACACGATCACGGTCCACAGCAGGGTCACCTGGGAGGTGTCTAGGCCGGTTCCCCAGCGCTCCCAGTATGTGTCATTGATGAACCTCTGGATGTGGTTGGTGGGGGCGTTGATGATGGAGAGGTTGTAGCCGTACTGGAAGGTGCCACCGATGGCAGCGGAGCACACCGTCAGGGTGAGGGTTCTGGAATTTCCTGCAGGCCTATCTGCCTCTGTTTTTGTGTCATCATGCTCTCTAACATTCATTTGCAAGATTTGAGACTGTGTTGATTCTAATAATACTTTATTCCTTAAGAGGACAAATGCATCAGACTCAGAGCTTACTGAACACTGGTTTGACAGCAGCTGTGTTTTTTAGACACACAGTAAATAAAGTAATGTATGAGCCAGAATGGCCGATATGGTATGCCAATAtttcacctgtttctgtagcgtgagggaTCTTGTCTTGATAGCTACTGGACAGGACGCTAAATTCTATGCCAAACGTAACTCAACCGTCGGAAAAATAAGAATTAGGGAGGGAGCCTTACCATATTGATGGAACAGATTCACAACTGTGGCACAGAACTACATGTATATTGAAAGAATGCGTATTTCTGAATCGGGATGACGCTAGCTACCGGTGTCCACTTGACGTTGAAGGATACAGCAAATACGGGTACCTCGATGAATCGGAAATTCAGAATACGTGTTTGCCAATCAAAAACGCAGAATACTTTGTGGTGGGCGTGTTCCTTTCTTGTGACGCTAGACTAAGCTGAGAGTCCGCGCTCATTGGCTATTCAGGAGAGAGACGAAGGCGCTTAAATAGACAGCCTGCGTTGAAGGACTGAAACTTTATGAAACTAACATTTAGAAAATAAGTTGTTTATCTTCAAGGTGAATCCCAACCCCGATATATTTGAATTATTGTTAAACGTTTTGTATATTGTGAAATACATGCATTAGCCAATCAGACACCCTGCTGCTAGAAAtatctttagctagctagctagctagttaggtcATTAACCAGCGTTGGCTAGTTAGCTTAGAACAAGCTCAGCTAATGCTTCCTAGTTTTTAATGTTAGACCAAAACGCCATGCACGTGCTAGTGCCCACTACTAGTCATATGTTTATTGTAGCTGCTTTAATTTGAGATAATCATAGTCTTACTAGAGACCACccctcctagccaccgtgcttctatgtctgcgttgcttgctgtttggggttttctgctcagtttctgtataagcaccTTGACGTCTGCTGAtgcaaaaagggctttataaatacatttgattgattaatcCAATCCAGACCagtagccaactagctagctcgAATGTCAGCTAGTTATGTTGGGAGTTCATTTTGCACTTGCAAATAAAACACTGaattcaactagttagctagttTAATCAGGAGTCAGTCTTATTGTTGGGATAGAACAAAACATGTGTGCACACCCTGGGGTATGGCCTTGGGGAAACACGGGGCTACttgtcaactgtgtgtgtgtttcaggcacCATGCAGTCCAGGCGATGGTTTGGAGGGGCTGGGTTTAGCTTTGCGGATGACCCTGTCACAGAGACGTTGTCCCAGGCCATCCGAGGCACAGGAGAAGAGCTGGACCGAGAGCCAGACACTGGGGTGCTGTTTGGCAGCCTACGTGGGAGCGTGGTAGGCCTCCGGTATTATACTGGCGTGGTAAGTAGCTATCTACCAAAAGGTAAAGAAAAACTTGCTAAATCCATGAATCTTAAGTTGGTCCAGGAGTTTGTCCTGACCACTCCTGGCTTTAGGCTAACTAACGTCTTACTACTTTCACTTTAACTTATGCGGCACGAATAGGCCTTTAGAATGAATGACCTTATTATGTGTGTATAGGTAAACAAAGGGGAGATGGTGTCTCTGGTGCGTCAGCCTCAGAACCCGTACGACCGTAATGCGGTGATGGTAGCTAACGTCTATGGCAGTCAGGTGGGGCACATCAAACGAGAGCTAGCCGGGGTGTTGGCTAACATCATGGACAACAACTTGGCCAGGGTGGAagggtgagtgagtgtgtgtgagagcaggGCTGACAGTGCCCATGGGTCCTGTCAAAGTTCATGTAGAGGTCCATGGATCAGTGTTTATAACTGATATGCAGCTCTGTGTGTACAAGCCAAGGTAATtaactgttttgtgtgtgtttagggTGGTCCCGTTCGGGGTGAAAAACCAGTTCACCATGTCTGTAGTTCTGTCCttctgggggagagaggagaacagagatgcAGTGGTGAGGCAGATAACTTCACGCAGCTTCAAACTGCAGAGTGggcctacaggtacacacacacacacatgctgacacAGGTACACTCATAGCCTCCTCCTGGGCAATCTcttgtctcactgtgtgtgtgtgtgtgtgtgtgtgtgtctcattttGGGAAAGGATTCATGTGTGTAGATGGTTCTAGAGATCTGCCCAGGAAGACTGTCCTACTGACTGCAGAAGAGGTATTGTACTTCCAACCATCtgcttcccaaatagcaccctattccctacagtataAAGATGTACACCAAGATATTAAAAATTATGATTACCTACGTCTGGGTTGTCATATCACGCcgtttcctcccctctcctgcaGTTGAAGAATGCATTTGACAATTTATTTGAAAACCTGATGGAGGAtaagattggagagagagaggcagtggagGTGAGTGCATGTATACTTGTGTGTTTTTGAGAGAAGCGGGAGAGAGTGTGGAGAGTCAGGAATggagggcctcctgagtggcgcagcggtctaaggcactgcattgcagtgttgcggcatcactacagcctgggCTTCAAGCCCaactggccgtgaccgggagtcccatagggcggcgcacaattggcccagcgtcatccgggttaggggagggtttggctggtggggggctttacttggctcattccGCTATACAGACTCTTTGTGGTGCGCCGGGCCCTGCAGGCTgtcttcggtcgtcagttgaacggtgtttcctccgacacattggtgcagctggcttccgggtttaatcgggcgggtgttaagaagcgcgctttgggggcctcccgagtgacgcagtggtctaaggcactgcatcgcagtgctagctgtgccactagagatcctggtcgagtccaggctctgttgcagccgaccgcgaccgggagacccatggggcggcgcactattggtccagcgtcgtccgggttagttgagggtttggccggcaaggatgtccttgtcccatcgcgctctagcaactcctgtggtgggccgggcgcatgcacgctgacatggtcgccaggtgtactgtgtttcctccgtcacattggtgtggctggcttctgggttaagctggcattgtgtcaagaagcagtgctgcttggttgggttgtgtttctgaGGACGCACGGCcgtcgaccttcgcctctcccgagtccgtacaggagttgcagcgatgagacaagactgtaactaccaattggagacTACCAAGGGGTAAATAAAAATGGTAAAAATCATAATAAAAAAGAAGCACGCTTTGGCGGGTCATTTTTCGGAGGACACGACTCGACCTTCACCTTTCCTGAGGCCGTTGGGCAGTtggagcgatgagacaagatcttaattgaatatcacgaaattggggagaaaaaggggttaaataaaatatatacagtaccagtcaaaatttattccagggtttttctttatttttactattttctatattgtagaataatagtgaagacatcaaacctatgaaataacacctatggaatcatgtagtaaccaaaaaagtgtaaacaagtaaaaatatattttatatttgaaattcttcaaagtagccaccctttgccttgatgacagctttgcacactcttggcattctctcaaccagcttcaggaggaatgcttttccaacagtcttgaaggagcacttgttggctgcttttccttcactctgaggtccaactcatcccaagccatctcaattgggttgaggtcgggtgattgtggaggccaggtcatctgatgcagcgctgcagaatgctgttttagctatgctggttaagtgtgccttgtatTCTAAATgagtcacagacagtgtcaccagcaaagcacctccacaccataacaccacctccttcatgcttcacggtgggaaccacacatacggagatcatccgttcaactactctgcatctcacaaagacatagaggttggaaccaaaaatctaacatTTGGACAGATTtccgtctaatgtccattactcatgtttcttggcccaagcaagtctcttctaattattggtgtcctttggtagtggtttctttgcagcaattcgaccatgatggtctgattcacgtagtctcctctgaatagttgatgttgagaatgatgcgtctgttacttgaattctgtgaaggatttatttgggctgcaatctgagatgcagttaactctaatgaacttgtcctctgcagcagaggtactctgggtcttcctttcctgtggcggtccacatgagagccagtttaatcTTAGCGCTTGATGGCTTGCAATTGCACTTGAAGTCTTGaaattcttgaaattttctggattgactgaccttcatgtggcTATTTTAAGAatctcagatataaaatatatttagatttgtttaacacttttttgattactacatgattccatgtgttatttcatagttttgatgtcttcactattattctacaatgtcgaaaatagtcaaaataaagaaaaaccctgcaatgagtaggtgtgttcaaacttttgactggtactgtgtgtacacacccacacacacactaccgttcaaaagtttggggttaccTAGAAATGTTcttgattttgaaagaaaagcacattttctttgtccattaaaataacatcaaattgatcagaaatacagtatagacattgttaatgttttaaagttgctgataatgggcctctgtacgcatatgtagatattccataaagaatcgGCCATTTCCAGCtgcagtagtcatttacaacattaacaatgtctacactgtctttctgatcaatttgatgttattaatggacaaaacatttgcttttctttcaaaaacaaggatatttctaagtgaccccaaaatttTGAACgccagtatatatatacacacacacacacacacagaggaaggatggaggaggtTGAAATCATAATAGACTCatggctgtttgtgtgtgtatctgtcgaTCTACAGGCAGTGTGTACTCCGCTGCTGCCCCACCAGAAGCAGGCTCTgagctggatgtgtgtgtgtgaaaacaaCACTGCGCTGCCCCACTTCTGGGAGGTTAAGGAGGGACTGTTctataacacactcacacactcctctgttagagagagaccacagaggGTCCGGGGCGGCATACTGGCTGACGACATGGGACTGGTAagacgaacacacacactgattacTGACCATGTACAGTACacgaacacgaacacacacacacacccttcaccaTCACCACTGTGGTTTGTGTTTTCAGGGGAAAACGTTGACCACCATCGCTCTGATCCTCTCCAACTTCCACCACGGGAAACCTCTGTGTGAACCGGTAAGTGTTATGATCTGAAGTGGGTTTCCTTCGTGGCTGCTGATTGGTGAAAGGATTAGGTGATAGTGACAAATCTATCATGTCTGTTCAGATCAGGGTTGGGGGGacggggtcaattccattttaatttCTCCAGTCAATTCAAAAAGTAAACCCAATTTCAAGTTTTCTTTCATGAATTGACCCCAACACTGGTTCAGATCAGCTGTCGTAAAGTGAAAAGATGGCAGCCTTTGTGCGTGGATCTCTGAATGTCCTGTCAGTGAgctgtgtctctatatgtctctgtagGAGAAGTCTTCCCCTGAACCTAAGGCCTCTACCACCGCAAGGAAAAACCCTGAAGGTAAGTGTGTGTGCTCAGACATTTCAGGTGCCTGCTCCTTCTTTCTCACTAATGTTGAttcccttttctctctgtctcttgtctatctctctcgctcaggGAAGAGTGGCGAGGGCGTACAGGCAGAAGTGTCTGTGGCTCCCGCTGGTCACTCCCCTTGTATGAGGTAGGTTAGAGCCTTAGCATATAGCTCTCTGCTTGCATATGTTATCACCTCTGGTTTCTGTCAGGACAAattttgtgtgtgtttcagagccaATCAGGCTGAAACTCAGGTGGAGTCAGTGGACGTGGTGCAAGAGGATGTAGTGGAGGATGGAGACGAGGACTGGGTGTCTGAAAAGAAAGGTAGAAGTCCCTAATATACACACTACTACTGTTTGTGTGAGTACATGGAGACTCAGCTGAACTAATATATCCGTCCTTCACCACACAGCGAAGGGAAGGCCACAGGGAGGCAAAGCCAAGGCCACCACAACAAAGAAAGGTAAATCGGCTGTGCGTGTGATTTTGTCCCTCCTGATGCCATGTATATGTGGTGGTCTGTGCTGCAATAAAATCTGTCCTTTCAGCTGCTAAGACCAAAGGGAAAGCAGTCAGCACCTCAAGGAAAGGTAAGACAGCCGTCTTTACAAGTACTGGCATTTAGGATTTGAAAAATAGTTTGCATGCAACACTAGGCTTTGCATGCAAAACTGTGTGTCACGTGTGTGTATCTGTAGGGGGTGCTGTGTTGGAGGACCTGGACTTTGCAGCAGCACTGAGTGGGTTAACACAGGGAGCTCCTCAGAAAAAGAGTGTCGGTGAGTTCAGTGGTCAATATATGGTGGATATATTATATTGCTCTGCCATGCATCATTGATATACTGATGATCTGTGATAACAAAGCTACACGCATCCCCACCAATTCGATGACTGcattatttggtgtgtgtgtgagttaaggTAAAAGTGTAGTTTCGCCGGTGGAAGCTGCCTCTTCCCAGAGCACAGACGACCCAGCAGCCAGAGCCACTCTCATCATCTGCCCCTTATCGGTACTCAGCAACTGGCTGGTGAGAACACACAAACTCTTTTGCACattcgtgcacacacacaaacagtcagacacatacaaacaaacaaacaaacggtcagtcactctgacacacacacacccactaacATGTTAACTTGTGTTGTAGGACCAGTTGGATCAGCATGTGCGAGCGGACGTCAAGCTGAATGTGTATCTGTACTACGGCTCGGAACGCAACAGGGACACACACTTCCTGTCCTCGCAGCACGTGGTCCTCACCACCTACAACGTGCTTTCTGCTGACTACTCGGTGAgtggagtgtgggtgtgtgttataGCTCTTGATTTGGGACTAGTAAACTGCAACGCTCTCTCTTTCACTTACTCGTCTCTGTCTCAGGGCATTGCTAGTCCCCTCCATACAGTGAGCTGGCTGAGAGTAGTCTTGGACGAGGGCCATATTATCAGAAACCCAAACGCCCAGCAGAGCAAGGCTGTACTCAAATTAAACACACAGAGACGCTGGATACTCACAGGTACtagccacacacatacacactgctaGTGGATAATGTCAACTGCTGACGTAGAACATGTGTAGAGCTCAGTGTAATTTGTGTCCAGGCACTCCCATCCAGAACAACCTGAGGGATCTGTGGATGCTGGTGGCGTTTCTGCGTCTGAAGCCGTTCGACGTGAGAGAGTGGTGGAACAGAGTCATACAGAGACCTGTCACACAGGGGGACAAGACCGGCCTGCAGTCAGTACACGCGCGCGCACAAATAACAGCGAGAGAGTCATTTACCGTCATGCTAgcttgactgactggctggctgactcatGGTTTTTAGAGCCCTCCTGCTAAAGCGACAACTGATCTCGACTACAGCATCTCACATTTGTAACAATGTCTAGTGTTTATGTTTTCACTGGCTGCCAAAGCTGACAACttaaatgtgtgtgtttgacccggcgtgtgtgtgtgtaggaatcTGCAGGCTCTGGTGAAGTGTGTCACGCTGCGTCGTACGAAGACCAGCCGTGTGTGTGGTCGGCCTCTGGTCTCTCTGCCGGAGAGGAGCGTCAGAATAGAGGAAGTGGAGCTGAcacagaaggagagggaggaataCGAGCTGGCACGCACAGAGGGACGCACCACCATCAGcaggtgtggctgtgtgtgtctttACCTGTGTGTGGCCGTGTGTGtctttacctgtgtgtgtgtctttacctGTGTGTGGCCGTGTGTGTCTTTGCCTGTGTGTGGCCGTGTGTGtttttacctgtgtgtgtgtgtgtgtgtgtgtgtgtaggtacgtTGCAGAGGGGACCGTCCTCAGGAACTACGCAGATGTTCTGGCTATCCTAGTCAGGCTGAGACAGTTCTGCTGCCACCCTGACCTACTGGGAAAGACCACTAcacacacaggtaacacacacatatatggGTAAAGCGTGTGTATACACATACATTTTGTAACTTTTGTAGCTGATTGTTTTGTTGGTATTTTAAATAAGCCACATACCGAcaccctctcccccacccctccccccctcGACAGGTGTGGTAGCTGTGACTCCTGCAGAGTTGAGAGAGCGTCTGATAATGAAGCTGAGGCTGGTGCTGGGCACTGGCTCTGATGAAGAGTGTGCTGTATGTCTGGACTCTGTTCGTCTGCCCGTCATCACACACTGTGCACACGTCTACTGCAGACCCTGCATCGCAGAGGTCATACGCAGTGAGCAGGTATTTAACTACATACacgccatgtctgtctgtctctatctatctatctatatatatatattgatgcaGGCCTTGTCCGGGGGCACTTATTGTGTGTGTAGGAGCAGGCGCGGTGCCCTCTGTGCAGAGGCCAGATCAAGGCCAGTGAACTAGTGGAGTTCcctctggaggaagaggaggaggagagtaacCTCTTGGAGAACTGGAGGAGCAGCTCCAAGGTAAAATACACACACCTGGAGAACCACTTCTGGGGTATATTCATTTGTGCAAACTAGCAAAACATTTATTGGAAatgttcaggtagtccctccctgtttgggCCCGTTTGATTCCTAGTGAACACCACCCTGTTGTAGAAAGTTGTTGTGtatgcatacatgcatacatacatacatacatacatacatacatacatacatacatacatacatacatacatacatacagtgaggggggaaagtatttgatcccctgttgattttgtacgtttgcccactgacaaagaaatgatcagtctataattttaatggttggtttatttgaacagtgagagacagaataacaacaaaaagatccagaaaacgcatgtcaaaaatgttataaattgatttgcattttaatgcattttttgcttactacatgattccatatgtgttatttcatagttttgatgtcttcactattattctacaatgtagaaaatagtaaaaatgaagaaaatcccttgaatgagtaggtgttctaaaacttttgaccggttttgtgtgtgtgtgtgtgtacgcacacatacacagtggcaagaaaaagtatgtgaaccctttggaattccctgacttctgcataaattggtcataaaattggatctgatcttcatctaagtcacaacaatagacaaacagtctgcttaaactgataacacacaaacaattgtacattttcatgtctttattgaacacaccggttaaacattcacagtgcagggtggaaaaagtatgtgatccCTTGGTCTTAATAATgaactcaaccaaacgttttctgtagttgtggatcagagctgcacaacggtcaggagacATCTTGGACCactcctctttacaaaactgtttcagttcagcaatattcttgggatgtctgatgtgaactgctctcttgaggtcatgccacagcatctcaatcgggttgaggtcaggactctgactgggccactccagaagacttattttcttctgttgaagccattctgttgttgatttacttctgtgttttgggtcgttgtcctgttgcatcacccaacttctgttgaactTCAATTtgcagacagatagcctaacattctcctgcaaaatgttttgataaacttgggaattcatttttccatcaatgatagcaagctgtccaggccctgaggct
Encoded proteins:
- the hltf gene encoding helicase-like transcription factor encodes the protein MQSRRWFGGAGFSFADDPVTETLSQAIRGTGEELDREPDTGVLFGSLRGSVVGLRYYTGVVNKGEMVSLVRQPQNPYDRNAVMVANVYGSQVGHIKRELAGVLANIMDNNLARVEGVVPFGVKNQFTMSVVLSFWGREENRDAVVRQITSRSFKLQSGPTGFMCVDGSRDLPRKTVLLTAEELKNAFDNLFENLMEDKIGEREAVEAVCTPLLPHQKQALSWMCVCENNTALPHFWEVKEGLFYNTLTHSSVRERPQRVRGGILADDMGLGKTLTTIALILSNFHHGKPLCEPEKSSPEPKASTTARKNPEGKSGEGVQAEVSVAPAGHSPCMRANQAETQVESVDVVQEDVVEDGDEDWVSEKKAKGRPQGGKAKATTTKKAAKTKGKAVSTSRKGGAVLEDLDFAAALSGLTQGAPQKKSVGKSVVSPVEAASSQSTDDPAARATLIICPLSVLSNWLDQLDQHVRADVKLNVYLYYGSERNRDTHFLSSQHVVLTTYNVLSADYSGIASPLHTVSWLRVVLDEGHIIRNPNAQQSKAVLKLNTQRRWILTGTPIQNNLRDLWMLVAFLRLKPFDVREWWNRVIQRPVTQGDKTGLQNLQALVKCVTLRRTKTSRVCGRPLVSLPERSVRIEEVELTQKEREEYELARTEGRTTISRYVAEGTVLRNYADVLAILVRLRQFCCHPDLLGKTTTHTGVVAVTPAELRERLIMKLRLVLGTGSDEECAVCLDSVRLPVITHCAHVYCRPCIAEVIRSEQEQARCPLCRGQIKASELVEFPLEEEEEESNLLENWRSSSKVEALMSSLLRLRSEDDSIRSLVVSQFTRFLTILEIPLREEGFKFVRLDGTMSQKRRAQVIQEFQSDAPGSPLIMLLSLKAGGVGINLSAASRVFLMDPAWNPAAEDQCVDRCHRLGQKRDVVITKFIVKGSVEENMVKIQRQKQDLVEKAFGTKNPSERKTSRVDEILALMEL
- the LOC139580639 gene encoding solute carrier family 2, facilitated glucose transporter member 11-like — translated: MNVREHDDTKTEADRPAGNSRTLTLTVCSAAIGGTFQYGYNLSIINAPTNHIQRFINDTYWERWGTGLDTSQVTLLWTVIVSAFSLGGLTGALLAGPMAVRCGRKNSLLLNNSFLFLGAVLALTSRAARSVEMIILARLLVGVNAGVSMNVQPMYFGESAPKHLRGAVAFSSAVFTAFGIFLGQVVGLTELLGTEPLWPYLLASNALPGLLQLLTLPWFPESPRYLLMDRGNKEACARALGRFRGGADFSLEMEEMLQEQADAGGATAKSQTPWDLFSNRSLHPQLRTVMAASSAMMLCGNDSIYFYASYIFQAAGIPVEKVQYVSIGTGACEFTAAVVCNLLVERVGRRMLLSGGYALMAVWALVFTLALTLQGYSIPGMPYLSMVCVFCYILSFGMGPAGVTGILPAEIFDQTARPAAYMVAGSLMWINLLIVGMAFPFIVSYLDALCFIPFCCVCVAASLFVGLTLPETKGRTLAEITAEFDRRNPLKKGPEKQGPEPMKEQYQLDDRVIALQEVTIPKGMEATTVKQIITHLFGLNSANVTQTFKIRNHKGCLIPFNSFIPVNSKHVPYVLEVATVFQHVIPKPRTIAMTVINKSMRTRLQGVVRRIVRLEELFPQIKLRRHEKIYQEIELLNQQLRFLHKRMQMADSHSWMGMFIRTPMW